The nucleotide window TAGTATGGACTCAATAAAGGAAGGAATAAGGAGATTGAAGGAATTTATTAACTCGCTTTAGCTTGTTAGTATTCACTTTGATAAGGAAGATTTTATTTCCTCAATATCAGGTAGTTCAGAGATGCTCTTTATACCAAAGTAATCTAAAAATCTATCTGTGGTAATGTAGCTAATTCTATCAGAGATGTTAGAATTGCTTACAGGCTTTATAAATCCTTTTTCCAGAAGGGTTGATATTGCTCTACTTGAGGAAACACCTCTTATTCTGTCTATTTCCGTTTTCTCAATGGGCTGTTTGTAAGCTATTATCGTTAGAGTTTCAAGCAGAGCATCTGTCAATTCAGTGTCATCGTCTTGTGGAGGGAAGATTTCCTTTAGAATGTTGTGGTAAAGCTTTGATGTCACCATTTCAACGTAGTTATCAGTTGATATTATTTCTAAACCTGAGTGTAGATTTTGATAGCGAGTGTTTAGATTCCTTATAGTGTTTTCTATATCAGCAACTCCAAAGTGCTTTTTTAGTAAGGAGTCTAGAAATTCTTTTTTTACCTTTTTACCGCTTAAAAATAGGACTGATTCTACAAGTCCTTCAGGATTCATTACAAAAGTTGGTTTGGGGCATAAGCCCCGAAGTATATTACTTTGAGTGATCTTCTA belongs to Brevinematia bacterium and includes:
- the scpB gene encoding SMC-Scp complex subunit ScpB, producing MNPEGLVESVLFLSGKKVKKEFLDSLLKKHFGVADIENTIRNLNTRYQNLHSGLEIISTDNYVEMVTSKLYHNILKEIFPPQDDDTELTDALLETLTIIAYKQPIEKTEIDRIRGVSSSRAISTLLEKGFIKPVSNSNISDRISYITTDRFLDYFGIKSISELPDIEEIKSSLSK